One genomic segment of Pseudomonas sp. p1(2021b) includes these proteins:
- a CDS encoding neuraminidase-like domain-containing protein, translating into MQARLGQELSADEVEAVHAAASQARDDALILEKKILTRASPLLPDAVKAGLDQTDVPLQGYEQWFGARAARYAAPGAVASMFSPAAYLVAMYREAKALYPQDSPWHIDARRPDLKGLVLNQENLDTPMSALSLSNEILLEKARVALARENTATTGVDVLETLSRHVGSGTPYHHAHNRLRLVHAQKDPGYEQMQVSPQVTKHLSGASLAGIYYDIPPALHTLLIDEITEENAGEKFARYFPGMTPASLLQPARLRDWFDVPDAQLQGFLSAQDDSDYVGRTLAKRVGANIVEVTMSAPSSFINYVRLYPLEDGKWLLNFNLKVSRVDIFRVSGACSVSLTANDFGVTELSPNTEYRKVFDWAQVPESFEISTYWRKSREGGYGAHTHRFAYTCKTFSAASFVLKLNKVIRLYKATGLAPRVLQDIIDSVDPHRITNDTLAVLFRTALLVKRYGISHEDALVMARGLISQTPRAGEMSQFDRLFNDPPLVEGGLGIASKLVKLHPRHSADNAAIKATLKRVCQTDDEGLFELGRALAAGEGEALTVRLVLAQLSGLYTLSLWARLHGLTPVELRQLLDMMGLPKALHAEPVSQWLALLERLYTLVSWLRARHWTVADLLLLTRTVDSIPTSTEITNLLDDMRKVIASCELPEPPETQGCIQALTPLLASAFNLSGETAAQALLVWVDRARPGGLTLVQSWAYLRKKALSAAELKAVTAFVYGLAQRALIAHATGVTADLLALLVEQPHLLLAEAVEGHGSTATLGCSAQSIMALGDCSDWLRTLPDPMGASGAVIAALDAGGVPPSLLAQASGLLETAVIQAASQAGVKGDVENPAMLGSWQEISVVRQWLTLASAFDVMPETLGQMLALDYLKGEHQAWADWCKVADAFLAGLSPSQMQAVHADSEAPLSVALAGFMGARENFTTEQLNQHLLLDSLNGTQVMTSRIAEATAALQMFIHRSLSRPEDKRALRQEVTDRPFFRDWTRWNARYATWSAGQMLMYYPENYIDPTVRLGQTKAMDDMLQVLGQAQINADTVGDAFHGYLSAFEEVANLETVSGYHDSRDPEAGKSWFIGRSRGEPREYWWRTVDEGKRGADGVLAANTWTAWTKIDLAPQVLERLIRPVVYRERLYLGWVERQEHITARDKDGKPTAREWRWSFKLSWLRYDGNWGAPLNYPLMVPDVEALEKISHEKLSLFMASRPGRNGLLVGLYDRSTVSESQITYFAGMEIFEDLSAKPINIGPLLKEVAHWLDAPRHTGMCAVFDGKGNPVAQERLLEKQGSGIPVGFDTFDVALKRARVVDVSPAQGTYSLFLDTLLTVEAKRPEVENKWVMALVRKYPALGKETQTIPTLARSGFGAFMVRKENDQYWGYLCVSRERFERFFSSDYAQIQQVFDIPLPDQASTFRKENTSQGEAYVGRYRVHTGTYPLLHMNIRFKGTAGRLLPVWGEVNLRELLAYPSGQGQDNVTPHRYVDPITKVAAADIQRVIYSANEKEHAVDTAKADLDLSTGAQHVSFTGAFDKGNMADWDGEAQAFHHVQFQCGAGKTRDYTIRVYREADTLKTAVIGMQDNGAQYLARRGWITRLNTLFARTLTERAISGIDTVLSYETQQITEPQIGVTVRLTLPVYKPSYHGADTSAQVWLSTSRTQRTLLWSGELSDTHKVMAQVTFAADAVYAGQLYYHLETKYRARHNTAQSGQSIMIAQGTLTITRSADVGTKLSKDNVDSVQVLDKHATALMDFSGANALYFWELFYYTPMMVMQRFLQEERFDLAEQWLKYVFNPAGYTVRGHYTPRMWNVRPLEEDTSWNDEPLKSHDPDAVAQNDPMHYKLNAFMRLLDIILGHSDAAYRKLERDTLVEAKVGYQRALDLLGNTPWNPPTTHWANPSLGQAASGQGIVQWNAAAGTGELGFLPEVNRMMLGYWEALRIRLYNLRNNLTLDGQPLRLPLYAATADPKALLAAAVAAQAGGERALPPQEDVPALRFIPLLEGARTMASQLIQFGSTLQGILERQDAEALAELLNSQGAELAASSVDLQKQTLKELAAERVTLEASLQSATLRRDHYRALYEENVNAREMQALDLSTAAQTFNAAAKVPFMAGAVLEGLPNIFGFANGGHRPGQLVNAVGIGYTLYADALNVAASRIGQEESYRRRRQDWEIQHKSAEQEMAVIQAQLDALAVRETSANMQIAHMQTQSAHAQAQLALLRGKFTGKKMYSWLRARLATIFYTYYDLTASRCMMAQKALQWEKGDTTSYLRTGTWNGAWAGLLCGEGLMLALGQMENAWMKWQKRELEVTRTVSLAKLFDGRLTAGGQAVSLNGAVKALIDGKSVVVDKLPLSSLTLARTGDLSVQFGLKELGLVAGFENNAMRRVRRIAVTLPALLGPYQDVRARLRTSATGLPAGCNESAISHGMQDGGVFAPDGADSHPRWGAQWLPFEGLSIASASETDDKTVMTLNFADAKGEQKALLQSLSDIILHVQYTVR; encoded by the coding sequence TTGCAGGCCCGTCTGGGGCAAGAACTCTCGGCGGACGAAGTTGAAGCGGTACACGCGGCTGCCAGCCAGGCGCGTGACGATGCACTGATTCTTGAAAAAAAGATCCTGACACGGGCTTCGCCCTTGTTACCCGATGCGGTGAAGGCCGGCCTGGACCAGACTGACGTTCCACTGCAAGGTTACGAGCAGTGGTTCGGCGCTCGGGCCGCACGGTACGCAGCGCCAGGCGCCGTCGCATCGATGTTTTCGCCTGCCGCTTACCTGGTGGCGATGTACCGTGAGGCCAAGGCGCTGTATCCCCAGGACAGTCCATGGCATATCGATGCCCGTCGTCCAGACCTCAAGGGGCTGGTGCTGAACCAGGAGAACCTGGACACGCCGATGAGCGCACTGAGCCTCTCGAACGAGATCCTGCTGGAGAAGGCGCGGGTTGCCCTTGCCCGGGAAAACACCGCGACGACGGGTGTCGATGTGCTGGAAACGCTCTCGCGCCATGTGGGCAGTGGTACGCCATACCATCATGCACACAACCGCTTGCGCCTGGTCCATGCGCAGAAGGATCCGGGCTATGAACAGATGCAGGTATCGCCGCAGGTGACCAAGCATTTGAGTGGCGCTTCGCTCGCCGGCATCTATTACGACATTCCCCCGGCGTTGCATACGCTGTTGATCGACGAGATCACCGAAGAAAATGCGGGCGAAAAGTTCGCCCGGTATTTTCCAGGGATGACACCCGCCTCCCTGTTGCAACCGGCGCGACTGCGTGACTGGTTCGACGTGCCTGATGCCCAATTGCAAGGTTTCCTCAGCGCTCAGGACGACTCGGATTATGTGGGTAGAACCCTGGCCAAGCGCGTGGGTGCGAATATTGTCGAAGTGACGATGAGTGCCCCGTCGTCATTCATCAATTATGTTCGCTTGTATCCGCTGGAAGACGGTAAGTGGTTGCTGAATTTCAACCTGAAGGTGTCCAGGGTCGATATCTTCAGGGTCAGCGGTGCCTGTTCGGTATCCCTCACGGCGAATGATTTCGGTGTGACTGAACTCTCGCCGAACACGGAATATCGCAAGGTTTTCGACTGGGCACAGGTGCCTGAGTCGTTCGAGATCTCGACGTATTGGCGCAAGTCGCGCGAAGGTGGCTATGGCGCGCATACGCATCGATTCGCGTACACCTGCAAGACCTTTTCCGCGGCGTCGTTCGTCCTCAAGCTGAACAAGGTCATTCGCCTGTACAAAGCCACCGGTCTGGCCCCGCGCGTGCTGCAGGACATCATCGACAGCGTCGACCCGCACCGGATCACCAACGATACGCTGGCGGTCCTGTTCCGGACCGCATTGCTGGTCAAGCGTTACGGTATTTCCCACGAAGACGCCTTGGTCATGGCCAGGGGGCTGATTTCCCAGACGCCCCGTGCGGGCGAGATGAGCCAGTTCGACCGTTTGTTCAATGACCCGCCGTTGGTCGAGGGTGGGCTGGGGATCGCCAGCAAGCTCGTGAAACTGCATCCAAGGCACTCCGCCGATAATGCCGCTATCAAGGCGACCTTGAAGCGCGTGTGCCAAACGGATGACGAAGGTCTTTTCGAGCTAGGGCGAGCACTGGCGGCCGGTGAAGGCGAGGCGCTTACCGTCAGGCTCGTCCTGGCGCAGCTCTCCGGGCTCTATACCTTGAGCTTATGGGCACGCTTGCATGGGCTCACGCCGGTCGAATTACGGCAACTGCTGGACATGATGGGGTTGCCCAAGGCATTGCACGCTGAACCGGTCAGCCAATGGCTGGCACTACTGGAAAGGCTTTACACCCTTGTCAGCTGGCTGCGTGCGCGTCACTGGACGGTGGCCGACCTGTTGTTGCTGACCCGCACTGTCGACAGCATCCCGACCAGCACCGAAATCACCAACCTGCTCGACGACATGCGAAAGGTCATCGCCTCCTGCGAACTGCCCGAGCCTCCCGAAACGCAGGGGTGCATTCAGGCTCTGACGCCATTGTTGGCGTCGGCCTTCAACCTGAGCGGTGAAACCGCTGCGCAAGCGTTGTTGGTATGGGTGGACCGGGCACGACCCGGTGGCCTGACGTTGGTGCAATCCTGGGCGTATCTGCGCAAGAAGGCGCTCAGTGCCGCTGAGCTGAAGGCCGTGACCGCCTTCGTCTACGGCCTGGCACAACGGGCGCTGATCGCACACGCCACGGGTGTGACGGCAGACCTGTTGGCCCTGCTGGTCGAGCAACCTCATCTGTTGCTCGCCGAGGCCGTCGAAGGGCATGGCAGCACCGCCACCCTGGGGTGTAGTGCGCAGAGCATCATGGCGCTGGGCGATTGCAGCGACTGGTTGAGAACACTGCCCGACCCGATGGGAGCCAGTGGCGCTGTGATCGCGGCACTGGATGCTGGAGGCGTTCCACCGTCGCTGCTCGCCCAGGCGTCAGGGCTGCTGGAGACGGCGGTGATCCAGGCCGCGAGCCAGGCTGGGGTGAAAGGGGATGTCGAGAATCCCGCGATGCTCGGCAGCTGGCAGGAAATATCGGTGGTGCGGCAATGGCTGACCTTGGCGTCGGCATTCGATGTGATGCCGGAAACCCTGGGGCAGATGTTGGCTCTGGACTACCTCAAGGGCGAGCACCAGGCTTGGGCCGATTGGTGCAAGGTCGCGGACGCTTTCCTGGCTGGCTTGAGCCCATCGCAGATGCAGGCAGTGCACGCCGACAGCGAAGCGCCACTGAGCGTGGCGCTGGCAGGCTTCATGGGCGCCCGGGAGAACTTCACGACAGAGCAACTGAACCAGCATCTGCTGCTCGACAGCCTCAATGGCACGCAGGTGATGACTTCACGCATCGCCGAAGCCACGGCGGCCCTGCAAATGTTCATCCACCGTTCCTTGTCCAGGCCCGAGGACAAGCGGGCTCTGCGCCAGGAGGTGACGGACCGCCCATTCTTCCGAGACTGGACCCGCTGGAACGCCCGCTACGCCACCTGGTCGGCCGGGCAGATGCTGATGTACTACCCGGAGAACTACATCGACCCGACCGTGCGCCTGGGCCAGACCAAAGCGATGGACGACATGCTGCAGGTGCTGGGGCAGGCGCAGATCAACGCCGACACCGTGGGCGATGCCTTCCACGGCTACCTGAGCGCATTCGAGGAGGTGGCCAACCTGGAGACGGTCAGCGGCTACCATGACAGCCGCGATCCGGAGGCCGGCAAGTCCTGGTTCATCGGTCGCAGCCGTGGGGAACCCCGTGAATACTGGTGGCGGACGGTGGACGAAGGCAAGCGCGGCGCGGACGGTGTGCTGGCAGCCAATACCTGGACGGCCTGGACCAAGATCGACCTGGCGCCGCAGGTGCTGGAGCGGCTGATTCGCCCGGTGGTCTATCGCGAGCGTCTTTACCTGGGGTGGGTGGAGCGCCAGGAGCACATCACGGCGCGCGACAAGGACGGTAAGCCGACGGCGCGGGAATGGCGTTGGTCATTCAAGCTTTCCTGGCTGCGCTATGACGGTAACTGGGGCGCACCGCTCAACTATCCGCTGATGGTGCCGGACGTCGAGGCGCTGGAGAAGATATCGCACGAGAAACTGTCGCTGTTCATGGCGTCCCGACCAGGGCGTAACGGGTTGCTGGTGGGGCTCTACGACCGCAGTACCGTCAGTGAGTCGCAGATCACCTATTTCGCGGGCATGGAGATCTTCGAGGACTTGAGCGCCAAGCCGATCAACATCGGCCCGTTGCTCAAGGAAGTTGCCCACTGGCTGGACGCACCGAGGCACACCGGGATGTGTGCGGTATTCGATGGCAAGGGCAACCCTGTCGCGCAAGAGCGCCTGCTGGAAAAGCAGGGGTCCGGTATACCCGTGGGGTTCGATACGTTCGACGTTGCGCTCAAGCGGGCGAGGGTCGTCGACGTTTCGCCGGCGCAAGGCACCTATAGCCTGTTCCTCGATACCTTGTTGACGGTGGAAGCGAAACGACCGGAAGTGGAAAACAAATGGGTCATGGCGCTGGTCAGGAAATACCCTGCGCTCGGCAAGGAAACCCAGACGATACCGACATTGGCTCGCAGCGGCTTTGGCGCCTTCATGGTGCGCAAGGAAAACGATCAGTACTGGGGATACCTGTGCGTAAGCCGTGAACGTTTCGAGCGCTTCTTTTCCAGCGACTACGCACAGATCCAACAGGTGTTCGATATTCCCCTGCCGGACCAGGCGTCGACGTTCCGGAAAGAAAATACGTCCCAGGGCGAGGCCTACGTGGGGCGATACCGGGTGCATACGGGAACCTACCCATTGCTGCATATGAACATACGCTTCAAGGGAACGGCGGGGCGGCTTCTTCCCGTGTGGGGCGAAGTCAATCTGCGTGAATTGCTGGCATACCCAAGCGGCCAGGGTCAGGACAACGTCACACCACATCGCTATGTGGACCCCATCACGAAGGTGGCCGCTGCCGACATCCAGCGTGTGATCTACAGCGCCAACGAAAAGGAACATGCGGTCGATACCGCGAAAGCCGACCTCGATCTGTCGACAGGCGCGCAGCATGTGAGCTTCACCGGTGCATTCGATAAAGGCAACATGGCCGATTGGGATGGCGAGGCACAGGCGTTCCACCATGTCCAGTTCCAGTGTGGTGCCGGCAAGACTCGCGATTACACCATCAGGGTCTACAGGGAAGCGGATACCCTCAAGACAGCAGTCATCGGCATGCAGGACAACGGCGCGCAGTACCTGGCACGCCGGGGGTGGATCACGCGCCTCAATACCCTGTTCGCCCGTACCCTCACGGAACGGGCGATATCGGGTATCGACACGGTGCTCAGCTATGAGACCCAGCAGATCACCGAGCCGCAGATTGGCGTGACGGTCCGTTTGACGCTACCGGTGTACAAGCCGAGCTATCACGGCGCCGACACGTCGGCCCAAGTCTGGCTTTCCACGAGCCGCACGCAACGCACGCTCTTGTGGTCCGGTGAGCTCAGTGACACGCATAAAGTGATGGCGCAGGTCACGTTCGCCGCGGACGCCGTGTATGCAGGCCAGCTGTACTACCACCTGGAGACGAAATATCGGGCGCGGCACAACACCGCCCAGAGTGGCCAGAGCATCATGATCGCCCAAGGTACCCTCACCATCACGCGTAGCGCCGATGTCGGCACGAAGCTGTCCAAGGACAATGTGGATAGCGTCCAGGTACTGGATAAGCATGCCACGGCCCTGATGGACTTCTCGGGTGCCAATGCTCTGTATTTCTGGGAGCTGTTCTACTACACGCCGATGATGGTGATGCAACGTTTCCTGCAGGAGGAGCGCTTCGACCTGGCCGAGCAATGGCTCAAGTACGTCTTCAACCCTGCCGGCTACACGGTGAGGGGCCATTACACCCCGCGCATGTGGAATGTGCGTCCGCTGGAAGAGGACACGTCATGGAACGACGAGCCGCTGAAGTCGCATGACCCGGACGCTGTCGCCCAGAATGACCCCATGCACTACAAGCTCAACGCGTTCATGCGTCTGCTGGATATCATCCTGGGACACAGTGATGCGGCCTACCGCAAGCTCGAGCGCGACACGCTGGTCGAGGCAAAGGTCGGGTACCAGCGTGCCTTGGATCTGCTAGGCAATACCCCTTGGAACCCACCGACCACGCACTGGGCGAACCCTTCGCTCGGTCAAGCCGCGTCAGGCCAAGGCATCGTCCAATGGAATGCGGCAGCGGGCACAGGCGAGCTGGGCTTCTTGCCAGAGGTCAATCGCATGATGCTCGGTTACTGGGAGGCACTGCGCATCAGGCTGTACAACTTGCGGAACAACCTGACACTCGATGGCCAGCCGTTGAGGTTGCCGTTGTATGCCGCTACGGCCGACCCCAAGGCCTTGCTGGCTGCCGCCGTGGCCGCGCAGGCCGGTGGCGAGCGCGCGCTGCCTCCCCAGGAAGACGTACCCGCACTACGCTTCATACCCTTGCTGGAAGGCGCACGGACCATGGCTTCGCAGCTCATCCAGTTCGGTAGCACCCTGCAGGGTATCCTGGAGCGCCAGGATGCCGAGGCACTGGCGGAGCTGCTCAATAGCCAGGGGGCGGAACTGGCGGCCAGTAGCGTGGACCTGCAGAAGCAGACGCTCAAGGAACTGGCCGCAGAGCGTGTGACGCTCGAAGCGTCGCTGCAGAGTGCCACGCTGCGCCGCGATCATTACCGTGCCCTGTACGAAGAGAACGTCAATGCACGCGAGATGCAGGCGCTGGACCTCTCCACCGCGGCCCAGACCTTCAATGCCGCTGCGAAGGTGCCGTTCATGGCCGGTGCCGTCCTGGAGGGGCTGCCCAATATCTTCGGCTTCGCCAACGGCGGTCACCGGCCTGGTCAGTTGGTCAACGCCGTCGGTATTGGCTACACCTTGTATGCTGACGCGCTCAATGTGGCCGCGTCGCGCATCGGCCAGGAGGAGAGCTATCGCCGACGCCGCCAGGATTGGGAGATCCAGCACAAGTCGGCGGAGCAGGAAATGGCGGTCATCCAGGCCCAGCTCGACGCCCTGGCGGTGCGCGAAACCTCGGCCAACATGCAGATCGCCCACATGCAGACCCAGTCGGCCCATGCCCAGGCGCAACTGGCCCTGCTGCGCGGCAAGTTCACCGGCAAGAAGATGTACAGCTGGCTGCGGGCGCGCCTGGCGACGATTTTCTACACCTACTACGACCTCACCGCCTCGCGTTGCATGATGGCGCAAAAGGCCTTGCAATGGGAAAAAGGCGACACCACCAGCTACCTGCGCACCGGTACCTGGAACGGTGCCTGGGCGGGGCTGCTGTGTGGCGAGGGGCTGATGCTCGCCCTGGGCCAGATGGAAAACGCCTGGATGAAATGGCAGAAACGCGAACTGGAAGTGACGCGAACCGTGTCGCTGGCGAAGCTTTTTGACGGGCGCCTGACGGCAGGGGGCCAGGCCGTTTCCTTGAACGGTGCCGTCAAGGCGCTGATCGACGGTAAATCGGTGGTGGTTGATAAATTGCCGTTGAGCAGCTTGACGCTGGCCCGGACAGGTGATTTGTCCGTGCAGTTCGGCCTCAAGGAACTGGGCCTGGTGGCAGGTTTCGAGAATAACGCCATGCGCCGGGTCCGCCGCATAGCCGTTACCCTGCCGGCGCTGCTCGGGCCCTACCAGGATGTGCGAGCGCGGCTGCGAACCAGTGCCACGGGCTTGCCTGCAGGTTGCAACGAGAGTGCTATTTCCCATGGTATGCAGGACGGGGGCGTGTTCGCGCCCGATGGTGCTGACTCGCATCCACGCTGGGGCGCCCAATGGCTGCCGTTCGAGGGGTTGAGCATCGCGAGCGCCAGCGAAACGGATGACAAGACGGTCATGACTCTGAATTTCGCCGATGCCAAGGGTGAACAGAAGGCGCTGTTGCAGAGCCTGAGCGACATCATCCTTCACGTCCAATACACGGTTCGTTAA
- a CDS encoding KGG domain-containing protein, with the protein MSKHHDAGHGFADDPQKVSEAGRKGDTKQDVKTDRAEKARVGGQHSHGGTPRRGEG; encoded by the coding sequence ATGAGCAAGCACCACGACGCTGGCCATGGCTTTGCCGACGATCCACAAAAAGTCAGCGAGGCTGGCCGCAAGGGCGATACGAAGCAGGATGTGAAAACCGACCGGGCCGAGAAGGCCCGGGTCGGAGGCCAGCACAGCCACGGCGGCACCCCACGGCGTGGCGAGGGCTGA
- a CDS encoding amidase has product MIEVTEVSIAELRDALEAGRTTAVELVKAYLARIDAYDGADTATALNAVVVRNPDALKEAEASDARRAQGKTLGPLDGIPYTAKDSYLVKGLTAASGSPAFKDLVAQRDAFTIERLRAAGAICLGKTNMPPMANGGMQRGVYGRAESPYNAAYLTAPFASGSSNGAGTATAASYAAFGLAEETWSSGRGPASNNGLCAYTPSRGVISVRGNWPLTPTMDVVVPYARTMADLLEILDVVVADDADKRGDLWRLQPWVPIPAASTVRPASYLDLAVDANALKGKRFGVPKMYINADPEAGTSEKPGIGGPTGQRIHTRASVIDLWQQARQALEAAGAEVVEVDFPLVSNCEGDRPGAPTVYNRGIVSKEFLHDELWELSGWAFDDFLRANGDPKLNRLADVDGPQIFPHDPGTLPNREDDLAAGMDEYVNMAKRGLKTWDQIETLPDGLRGLEKTRKIDLEDWMDNLGLDAVLFPTVADVGPADADVNPASADIAWSNGIWVANGNLAIRHLGVPTVTVPMGIMADIGMPVGLTFAGRAYSDNDLLRFGAAFESTGSRRMIPPRTPPLS; this is encoded by the coding sequence ATGATCGAGGTAACCGAGGTTTCCATTGCCGAGCTGCGCGATGCGCTCGAGGCCGGCCGTACGACGGCGGTCGAGCTGGTCAAGGCCTACCTGGCCCGCATCGACGCCTATGACGGAGCCGACACCGCCACTGCTCTGAACGCCGTGGTGGTGCGCAACCCTGACGCGTTAAAGGAGGCCGAAGCTTCCGACGCCCGCCGGGCACAGGGCAAGACCCTCGGCCCGCTGGATGGCATCCCCTACACCGCCAAGGACAGCTACCTGGTCAAAGGCCTGACTGCCGCGTCCGGCAGCCCGGCATTCAAGGACCTGGTCGCCCAGCGCGACGCCTTCACCATCGAGCGCCTGCGCGCCGCCGGGGCCATCTGCCTGGGCAAGACCAACATGCCGCCAATGGCCAACGGGGGCATGCAGCGTGGCGTCTACGGCCGCGCCGAAAGCCCATACAACGCCGCCTACCTGACCGCACCGTTCGCCTCTGGCTCGTCCAACGGTGCCGGCACTGCCACCGCGGCCAGCTACGCGGCCTTCGGCCTGGCCGAAGAAACCTGGTCCAGCGGGCGCGGCCCGGCATCGAACAACGGCCTGTGCGCCTATACCCCTTCGCGCGGCGTGATCTCGGTGCGCGGCAACTGGCCGTTGACCCCGACCATGGACGTCGTGGTGCCCTATGCCCGTACCATGGCCGACCTGCTGGAAATCCTCGACGTGGTCGTGGCCGACGATGCCGACAAGCGTGGCGACCTGTGGCGCCTGCAACCCTGGGTACCGATCCCGGCTGCCTCGACCGTACGCCCTGCTTCCTACCTGGACCTGGCAGTCGATGCCAACGCACTCAAAGGCAAGCGTTTCGGCGTACCCAAGATGTACATCAACGCCGACCCCGAGGCCGGTACCTCGGAAAAACCCGGTATCGGCGGCCCCACCGGCCAGCGCATCCACACCCGAGCCAGCGTCATCGACCTGTGGCAGCAGGCACGCCAGGCCCTGGAGGCGGCGGGTGCCGAGGTGGTCGAGGTGGACTTCCCGCTGGTGTCCAACTGCGAGGGCGACCGCCCTGGCGCACCGACCGTGTACAACCGCGGTATCGTTTCCAAGGAGTTCCTGCACGATGAGCTGTGGGAGTTGTCTGGCTGGGCCTTCGATGACTTCCTGCGCGCCAACGGCGACCCGAAGCTCAACCGCCTGGCCGATGTCGACGGCCCACAGATCTTCCCCCACGACCCGGGCACCCTGCCCAACCGCGAGGACGACCTGGCGGCAGGCATGGACGAGTACGTCAACATGGCCAAGCGCGGCCTGAAGACCTGGGACCAGATCGAAACCCTGCCTGACGGCCTGCGCGGCCTGGAGAAGACCCGCAAGATCGATCTGGAAGACTGGATGGACAACCTGGGCCTGGATGCGGTGCTGTTCCCCACCGTCGCCGACGTGGGCCCGGCCGACGCCGACGTCAATCCGGCGTCGGCGGACATCGCCTGGAGCAACGGTATCTGGGTCGCCAACGGCAACCTGGCCATTCGTCACCTGGGCGTGCCGACCGTGACCGTGCCCATGGGCATCATGGCGGATATCGGCATGCCGGTCGGCCTGACCTTCGCTGGTCGCGCCTACAGCGACAACGACCTGCTGCGCTTCGGCGCTGCGTTCGAGTCCACCGGTTCACGCCGAATGATCCCACCGCGCACGCCGCCGCTGAGCTGA
- the yghU gene encoding glutathione-dependent disulfide-bond oxidoreductase has protein sequence MSKPYVPPKVWTHEAPSGGQFASINRPVAGPTHDKALPVGKQPLQLYSLATPNGVKVTILLEELLALGHAGAEYDAWLIRIGEGDQFSSGFVQVNPNSKIPALLDRSVEPPVRVFESGSILLYLAEKFGAFLPSGGAARTECLNWLFWQMGSAPYLGGGFGHFYVYAPEKFEYAINRFTMEAKRQLDVLDRRLAENTYLGGAEYSIADIAVWPWYGQLVLGNLYGAAEFLAVHEYRHVQRWAESIGQRPAVQRGTRVNRTWGDEASQVPERHSAADLG, from the coding sequence ATGAGCAAGCCCTACGTTCCACCCAAGGTCTGGACCCACGAAGCGCCATCCGGCGGCCAATTCGCCAGCATCAACCGCCCGGTCGCCGGCCCGACCCACGACAAGGCGCTACCGGTGGGCAAACAACCGTTGCAGCTCTACTCCCTGGCCACGCCCAACGGCGTCAAGGTGACCATCCTGCTCGAAGAGCTGCTGGCCCTCGGGCACGCCGGGGCCGAGTATGACGCCTGGCTGATTCGCATTGGCGAGGGCGACCAGTTTTCCAGCGGCTTCGTCCAGGTCAACCCCAACTCCAAGATCCCCGCCCTGCTCGACCGCAGCGTCGAGCCGCCGGTGAGGGTGTTCGAGTCCGGCTCGATCCTGCTGTACCTGGCCGAGAAGTTCGGTGCCTTCCTGCCCAGCGGCGGCGCTGCGCGTACCGAGTGCCTGAACTGGCTGTTCTGGCAGATGGGGTCGGCGCCCTACCTGGGCGGCGGCTTTGGCCATTTCTATGTGTACGCGCCGGAAAAGTTCGAATACGCCATCAACCGCTTCACCATGGAAGCCAAGCGTCAGCTCGATGTGCTCGACCGCCGCCTGGCTGAAAACACCTACCTGGGAGGGGCTGAGTACAGCATCGCCGATATTGCCGTGTGGCCCTGGTACGGCCAGCTGGTGCTCGGCAACCTGTATGGCGCAGCGGAGTTCCTGGCGGTGCATGAGTACCGGCATGTGCAGCGCTGGGCCGAGTCGATCGGCCAACGACCGGCGGTGCAACGTGGCACCCGGGTCAACCGGACCTGGGGTGACGAGGCCAGCCAGGTACCGGAGCGGCATTCGGCAGCGGACCTGGGCTGA